One stretch of Methanofastidiosum sp. DNA includes these proteins:
- a CDS encoding helix-turn-helix transcriptional regulator, with protein sequence MKTRIREYRKEQKVTQEDLAAMVEVTRQTINSLEQGRYNPSLELAYKITKALKKDKIEDVFIME encoded by the coding sequence ATGAAAACAAGGATAAGAGAGTACAGAAAAGAACAGAAGGTTACCCAAGAAGACCTTGCAGCTATGGTAGAGGTCACAAGGCAGACCATAAATTCTTTAGAGCAGGGGAGGTACAATCCTTCCCTGGAACTTGCATATAAGATCACTAAAGCTCTGAAAAAAGATAAGATAGAAGATGTTTTCATAATGGAATAG
- a CDS encoding type II toxin-antitoxin system HicB family antitoxin, giving the protein MLAKFEIYYDEDYWCARGIGEDIFTQGKTLDELMNNLKEACELHFEEEIEKGEEVRVLSISELEVATGVKTAGC; this is encoded by the coding sequence ATACTCGCAAAATTTGAGATTTACTACGATGAAGATTATTGGTGTGCACGTGGTATAGGGGAGGATATTTTCACACAAGGAAAAACTCTTGACGAATTAATGAATAATCTTAAAGAAGCATGTGAATTACACTTTGAAGAAGAAATTGAAAAAGGAGAAGAAGTAAGAGTTCTATCTATCTCAGAATTAGAGGTGGCAACTGGTGTAAAAACAGCCGGTTGTTAA